In Peptostreptococcus equinus, the DNA window GTTGGCTCATTTATTATTCTCTTTACATCTAGTCCTGCTATCTTACCAGCATCCTTAGTTGCTTGTCTCTGTGCATCTGTAAAGTATGCTGGAACAGTGATTACTGCTTCACTTACACTTTCACCTAGGTATGCTTCAGCATCTGATTTTAATTTCTGTAAAATTATTGCTGAAATTTCCTGTGGTGAGTATGATTTTCCATCTATATCCACTTTATAATCAGTACCCATATGAGTCTTGATTGATGTTATTGTTCTATCTGCATTTGTTACTGCCTGTCTCTTTGCTGGTTCACCAACTATCCTTTCTCCATCTTTAGTGAAAGCTACTACTGAAGGGGTAGTTCTCATACCTTCATTATTTGGTATTATTGTTGCTTCTCCACCTTCTAGTACTGCTACACATGAATTTGTTGTACCTAAATCTATTCCTATTACTTTTCCCATAATCTTTTAACCTCCATAAACTCTTATGTTCTCTAATATTATTATAATTTTATATCTAATTATAGTTTTACTATAATTGCTTACTAACAAGATACCTTTACCATGCTGGCTCTTAGCACCTTACTTCCTAATTTATACCCTTTTTGAAGTGACAGTAATATTTTGCCTGCTTCAAATTCTTCACTAGCTTCTTGCATTACAGCCATATGCATGTTTGGATCGAATTCTGTTCCAATTTCGCTAGGTATTTCTTCTAATCCAGCTTTTTTTAATGAATCTACTAGCTGTTTATATACTAATTCTATGCCTTTATATAGTTGGCTTTCTTTATCATCACAAGCATCTAAAGCTCTTTGCATATTATCAATTACTGGAATTAATTCATTCATTATCTTTTCATTGGCAAAAATACCAATTGAGGATTTTTCCTCTGCTGTCCTTCTTCTATAATTTGCATATTCGGCATTTATTCTTTTTATTGAATCTTCCTGTTCTGCAATTTTGTTTTCTAATTGTTTAATTTTGAACGCTGGTTCTGACTGATTTTCTTCTTCATCTGTAGAATTTTCTTGAACTTCCTCTTTATTCTTATCAGATTCAGCTTCTAAATCAATGTCAATTTCTTTTTTTGATTCAGATTCATAATTATCTACATTATCCACTTTTTCTTCATCTTCTATTATTGAACTTTGATCAGCTCCTGTTTTTTCATTTAATTTGTCTTTTAACTCTTCTTTTTCATTAGCCAATGCATACACCTCACTTTTTATTATCAATTGCCATCTAGCAATATACTCATATAATTTAAAATAGAATATACTTTTGAATAATCCATTCTCGTTGGACCTATAAAACTTATCTTTCCTTGGAGATTATTTTCTACGTTATAAGTTGCTGTAATTATACTTAAGTTTCTTCCTAAGTCATCCTCTGAATCTCCTATTACTATATTTAAATTATCTTTTTGTATACCCTTAGCATCAATTATTTTTGTAATTTGATCTTTTTCCTCAAGCATACTCAAAAATGACTTTGCTTTAACCATATCGTTAAATTCTGGATAGTTGAATATATTTGTAGTACCATTCATGGCCATTTTAAAATCATCCACTGCTGATACATTATTTAACATATCAACTAAATCATCTACTATGTCCGAATACTCTCCTATTTCATATTTTATAAATGAAATCATTTCATCATCCAGATCTTTTATTCTCTTGCCTGCTAATTTATTTGACAAACTAGTAGAGATTACATTTAATTTTGCCTGTGGTAAATCAACATTTGTAGTAAACTCTTGACTTTTGATTTCTCCATCGTCTGCCACAACAATTAATAATATTTTATCATCTGATAAGTTAACCAACTGTATGTATTTAATGGTTCTGCTATCTCTGTGTGAATCATAAACAGCTATTGTCGTATAATTTGTCAACATCGATAGAATCTTTGATAATTCATCAATTAACTGGTCAACATTTTGAAAATTATTTGAAATACATTTATTCAATATTTCTTTTTCATAATCTTCTAATTCCTTTCCACTCATTAAAGAATCTACATATAAGATATAACCTTTTTGTGTAGGTATTCTTCCTGCTGATGTATGAGGTTGAATTAAATAACCCATGTCTTCTAAGTCCGACATTTCATTTCTTATTGTCGCAGCTGAAACACCTAGATTATATTTTTTTGAAATAGTCCTAGAACCAACTGCTTCAGCGGTCTCGACATAGTCTTTTACTATGGCTTTTAAAATATTTAATTGTCTTTCAGTTAAATCCATAGCCTCACCTCTTTAATCTTTAATTATTATCACTCACTTATTAGGAGTGCTAAAAACTTCTTAATACATTTATATCACGTTTTAATTTTAGTGTCAACACTTTTTATATAATTTTATTAAATATATATTTTTTTCGTTAAAATTTATATTATTTGATATAATTAATATGTTAATTATTATATAATTAAAACAATACTTTCATTTTAAATTATTATAAATTGCAGAAACGAGGTTTTATGGAGCTACTAATATTAGAAAACGAATGTAAAAAACACCTATATTGCGACTTATTGAAAGAATCTATTCTTTATGATTCTAAATATGATTTTGATGCAAATATAGAAGCTACAAAGCATTACAATAATGCAAATCTAAATAATAAAACCATAATATATGCCGAAAATATTTTACCATGTACTGGATGCGTATCTTGCTGGTTTAGAACTCCAGGTAAATGTATATTAAATGACAAAGCAAATAGCTATGCTTCAAATTTGACCAAATACGATAAAGTTACCATTGTAAGCGAGTTAAAATTTGGTACTTTCTCTTTTCCTATTAAAAGGCTGATAGACAGATGTGTTGGATATTTAGGTACGTTTATGGATATTGTTGGAGATGATATTAGACACGAGAAAAGATACGAACACTCTTTTTCATTAGATATAATATTTTATGGCCAAGTAAAAGATAAAGAAATGCAAATTGCCAAAGAGCAAGTAAAAGCTATGTGTAAAAATTATTATATTAAGGATTATAAGATTGAATTTTTAAATATTAAAAATCAAGTAAACAAACATTTTGTGGTTAATAAAAACTCAGAATTAGATGAAATGAATTATATTAATTTCATCTACAATAATTTCTTTTTAAATGATTATAATAATATAAAAGAATATTTAAGTATAAGCCGTAATTTCTTAGCTAATACTTTTGATAATGATCCTATATGCATTCAAGAAAAAACTTTGATTATAAATGCAAGTCCAAGAGCAAATAATGCTGTGTCAAAATTTTATGCCAAATATTTAAAAGATAAAATTAAAAATTCTAATTTGATAAACTGGTCTTTTGATAAATGTATTTCCGTGGAAGAAATTATTGAATTACTTGGATATAAATCGATAATATTCTGCTATGGTTTATATGTTGATAATATGCCATCTAATCTCCTAGAAAATATAAATAGAATCAATGCATTCATTAATAGTTGTATATATATTAATAGTTCACAAAAAAATAATGAAGAATTGATTTCTTATCTAAAATCAAAGAATATTTATGCCGTTGCAAATAATGGTTTAAAACATGGCAAAGAAAATGAACTGTCTCTTTTAAGCATGGAACTTTTTTCAAATAATAGTAATCTAAATTGGGTAATGGGATTAGGAATTGGCGCTGGTCCACTTTACGCAAATTCAAAAGAAAATATATTTGACAAGGATTATGCCCTTCCTGTAAAAGAAGCTCTAAATACTTTACAAAAAGCAATCTGCTCTTATAATATTAAGGAAAATTACAATAATATATATACAGATGGTTATATAGAACTAAATGAGTACAAAGAAATGCTCAATAAAATTTGGAAAATTCAAT includes these proteins:
- the hrcA gene encoding heat-inducible transcriptional repressor HrcA; this encodes MDLTERQLNILKAIVKDYVETAEAVGSRTISKKYNLGVSAATIRNEMSDLEDMGYLIQPHTSAGRIPTQKGYILYVDSLMSGKELEDYEKEILNKCISNNFQNVDQLIDELSKILSMLTNYTTIAVYDSHRDSRTIKYIQLVNLSDDKILLIVVADDGEIKSQEFTTNVDLPQAKLNVISTSLSNKLAGKRIKDLDDEMISFIKYEIGEYSDIVDDLVDMLNNVSAVDDFKMAMNGTTNIFNYPEFNDMVKAKSFLSMLEEKDQITKIIDAKGIQKDNLNIVIGDSEDDLGRNLSIITATYNVENNLQGKISFIGPTRMDYSKVYSILNYMSILLDGN
- the grpE gene encoding nucleotide exchange factor GrpE — translated: MANEKEELKDKLNEKTGADQSSIIEDEEKVDNVDNYESESKKEIDIDLEAESDKNKEEVQENSTDEEENQSEPAFKIKQLENKIAEQEDSIKRINAEYANYRRRTAEEKSSIGIFANEKIMNELIPVIDNMQRALDACDDKESQLYKGIELVYKQLVDSLKKAGLEEIPSEIGTEFDPNMHMAVMQEASEEFEAGKILLSLQKGYKLGSKVLRASMVKVSC